The following proteins come from a genomic window of Ilumatobacter coccineus YM16-304:
- a CDS encoding NADPH-dependent FMN reductase, translated as MHTTHTHPDKVLVVAASTRTGSINQALAGHIAELLDAAGHAELVDLRQHVLPLYDGDLEARDGIPAAAVALAAEIASADALVIVSPEYNGTFSPLLKNTIDWVSRVDAAALAHLRILVASASPGRGGGANGAAMVCTWLRNMGLDVADRTLTVGEASIGSDGALVGLDDVALDSFVGQCVLERSTN; from the coding sequence ATGCACACAACACACACCCATCCCGACAAGGTCCTGGTCGTGGCGGCCAGCACCCGCACCGGCTCGATCAACCAGGCGCTGGCCGGTCACATCGCCGAGCTGCTCGACGCTGCCGGACACGCCGAACTCGTCGACCTTCGCCAACACGTCCTGCCGCTCTACGACGGCGACCTCGAAGCCCGCGATGGCATCCCCGCTGCAGCCGTGGCCCTCGCCGCCGAGATCGCATCAGCCGATGCGCTCGTGATCGTGTCACCCGAGTACAACGGCACGTTCTCGCCGCTGCTCAAGAACACCATCGACTGGGTCAGCCGAGTCGACGCAGCGGCGCTCGCCCACCTCCGGATCCTCGTCGCCTCGGCCAGCCCCGGACGGGGTGGTGGCGCCAACGGCGCCGCGATGGTCTGCACCTGGCTCAGGAACATGGGCCTCGACGTCGCCGATCGCACGCTCACCGTCGGCGAGGCGTCGATCGGATCGGACGGGGCGCTCGTCGGCCTCGACGACGTCGCGCTGGACAGCTTCGTCGGCCAGTGCGTCCTCGAACGTTCGACGAACTGA
- a CDS encoding MarR family winged helix-turn-helix transcriptional regulator: MDEKRDADAMDEIVDGVRGWSPQTDVEGLRITGRILRLARYLEAAREETLGEYGLSVGDFDMLATLRRRAVDDAIKIRDLQQSLMLSSGGTTKRLDRLENAGLIERHPDPHDRRGTLITLSPQGFELISAAVPAVVEREARFVAESVGSKRNRAATESSLRQMLIACETTSAAAP; encoded by the coding sequence GTGGATGAGAAACGAGATGCCGACGCCATGGACGAGATCGTCGACGGGGTGCGGGGTTGGTCGCCGCAGACCGATGTCGAGGGTCTCCGCATCACCGGCCGCATCCTGCGCCTCGCTCGATATCTCGAGGCGGCGCGAGAGGAGACGCTCGGCGAGTACGGACTCTCGGTCGGCGACTTCGACATGCTCGCGACGCTTCGTCGCCGCGCCGTCGACGACGCGATCAAGATCCGCGATCTTCAGCAGTCACTGATGCTCTCGTCGGGCGGCACGACGAAACGACTCGATCGCCTCGAGAATGCGGGATTGATCGAACGCCATCCCGACCCGCACGATCGGCGAGGCACGCTCATCACGCTGTCGCCGCAGGGGTTCGAGTTGATCAGCGCGGCCGTCCCCGCCGTCGTCGAGCGCGAGGCGCGCTTCGTCGCCGAGTCGGTCGGTTCGAAGCGCAACCGTGCCGCGACCGAATCGAGCCTCCGCCAGATGCTCATCGCGTGCGAAACGACGTCCGCTGCTGCGCCCTAG
- a CDS encoding SDR family NAD(P)-dependent oxidoreductase, with the protein MSTIMITGATDGIGLATAEHLATLGHQLVLHGRNPVKLDAARKAVEARRAGSVTATLIADLSMLAEVDALADAAADLGLDVLINNAGVYHTDRPVTTDGLDVRFVVNTIAPYLLTRRLLPNLPPNGRVVNLSSAAQAPVDLRALAGDRRLGDGAAYAQSKLAIAMWTRHIATEIGADGPVIVAVNPGSLLATKMVREGYGIAGNDIRIGVDALTRAATGDEFAAASGRYFDNDSGRFASPHPDALDAGMNAALVAALDEQIAALTSS; encoded by the coding sequence ATGTCAACCATCATGATCACCGGCGCCACCGACGGCATCGGTCTCGCCACCGCCGAACACCTCGCAACGCTCGGCCACCAGCTCGTCCTCCACGGCCGCAATCCGGTCAAGCTCGACGCCGCCCGCAAGGCGGTCGAGGCTCGTCGCGCCGGCTCGGTGACGGCCACGCTCATCGCCGACCTGTCGATGTTGGCCGAGGTCGATGCGCTCGCCGATGCCGCCGCCGATCTCGGCCTCGATGTGCTGATCAACAACGCCGGCGTCTACCACACCGACCGCCCGGTGACGACCGACGGCCTCGACGTGCGATTCGTCGTCAACACGATCGCTCCCTACCTGCTGACACGCCGACTGCTCCCGAACCTGCCGCCGAACGGGCGGGTCGTGAACCTCTCGTCGGCCGCCCAGGCTCCGGTCGACCTACGCGCGCTCGCCGGTGACCGGCGACTCGGCGATGGTGCTGCATATGCGCAGAGCAAGCTGGCGATCGCGATGTGGACGCGTCACATAGCCACCGAGATCGGCGCCGATGGCCCGGTCATCGTGGCCGTCAACCCGGGTTCGCTGCTCGCCACCAAGATGGTGCGCGAGGGCTACGGCATCGCCGGCAACGACATCCGCATCGGCGTCGACGCGCTCACCCGCGCGGCGACCGGCGACGAGTTCGCCGCCGCGTCAGGTCGCTACTTCGACAACGACTCCGGCCGGTTCGCCAGCCCGCACCCCGATGCCCTCGACGCAGGCATGAACGCCGCCCTCGTGGCCGCCCTCGACGAGCAGATCGCCGCGCTCACGTCTTCCTGA
- a CDS encoding LLM class oxidoreductase, which translates to MTHHDTHFAPINRGYDSVFRPGRLSVGLVAPIENHHGPIPTMDRHLERVRLAEELGFAAVWLRDVPFNVDSFGDAGQLHDPFVYLGLLAGATERIALGTASIVLPLRHPAHVAKAAASADVLSGGRVILGVASGDRPDEFPAMNVPFEERGERFRESFEYLTRMADERPRFTNSFGTTNTAIDLLPKPTGGRLPLMITGSSRQTPEWVARHGDGWMTYPRANAVQTSHAIDQYRDAVDAAGRDMQPVMQPLYIDLADDPSERMRPIHLGYRLGVDRLGEHLRSLEAAGVNHVALNLRFNTSPVEPTLETLANHLLPDFTHQGALTCQPS; encoded by the coding sequence ATGACGCACCACGACACACACTTCGCGCCGATCAACCGCGGCTACGACTCGGTGTTTCGACCTGGCCGTCTGAGCGTGGGCCTCGTCGCCCCGATCGAGAACCACCACGGGCCGATACCGACGATGGACCGACACCTCGAGCGTGTCCGCCTCGCCGAAGAGCTCGGCTTCGCCGCGGTGTGGCTGCGCGACGTGCCGTTCAACGTCGACTCGTTCGGTGACGCCGGACAGCTCCACGACCCCTTCGTCTACCTCGGACTGCTGGCCGGCGCCACCGAGCGGATCGCGCTCGGCACGGCGAGCATCGTGCTCCCATTGCGACACCCCGCACACGTCGCGAAGGCGGCTGCCAGTGCCGACGTCCTGTCGGGCGGAAGGGTGATCCTCGGTGTTGCGTCGGGCGATCGCCCCGACGAGTTCCCGGCGATGAACGTTCCGTTCGAGGAGCGCGGCGAACGCTTCCGCGAATCGTTCGAGTACCTGACGCGGATGGCCGATGAACGGCCGCGTTTCACGAACTCGTTCGGCACGACGAACACGGCGATCGACCTGCTCCCCAAGCCGACCGGTGGCCGACTGCCGCTCATGATCACCGGATCGAGCCGGCAGACACCCGAGTGGGTCGCTCGGCACGGCGACGGCTGGATGACGTATCCGAGAGCGAATGCGGTTCAGACGAGTCACGCGATCGACCAGTACCGCGATGCGGTCGACGCCGCCGGCCGCGACATGCAACCGGTGATGCAACCGCTCTACATCGACCTGGCCGACGACCCGTCGGAGCGGATGCGTCCGATCCACCTCGGCTACCGACTCGGCGTCGACCGACTGGGCGAGCATCTGCGCTCGCTCGAGGCGGCAGGTGTCAACCATGTCGCCCTCAATCTGCGGTTCAACACCTCGCCCGTCGAGCCGACGCTCGAGACACTCGCCAACCACCTCCTCCCCGACTTCACGCACCAAGGAGCACTCACATGTCAACCATCATGA
- a CDS encoding NADP-dependent oxidoreductase, with protein MTESNPQMHAIVRHDDGSLSQQQVDRPTPGPTEVLIKNAAAGINPVDWKIRANGDAFGTFDAARPMILGWDVAGEVVEVGAGVTRFEVGDRVFGMPRFPRPAEAYAEYVVAGSREVARTPAALSDIEAGALPLAVLTAWQAVVDTLHIGEGDRLLVHAASGGVGHLAAQIAKARGAEVWGTASAKNHDALRDLGVDHLIDYRTERFEEIAVDMDAVLDLVGGSEHAERSVKSLRRGGRLVVVPGGDAIPPASMLDDAGVSATWILVEPDYASLEAVAAMIEAGSLRVVVGDTRPLDRLAELHEIGETGGPMGKLVATIG; from the coding sequence ATGACGGAAAGCAACCCCCAGATGCATGCGATCGTCCGACACGACGACGGCTCACTGTCGCAACAGCAGGTCGATCGACCGACCCCCGGACCGACCGAGGTGCTGATCAAGAACGCGGCGGCCGGCATCAACCCGGTCGACTGGAAGATTCGAGCGAACGGTGACGCCTTCGGCACGTTCGACGCCGCCCGCCCGATGATCCTCGGGTGGGACGTCGCCGGCGAAGTGGTCGAGGTCGGCGCGGGCGTCACACGCTTCGAGGTCGGTGACCGAGTGTTCGGCATGCCTCGATTCCCACGACCTGCCGAGGCCTACGCCGAGTACGTCGTCGCCGGGTCGCGCGAGGTCGCCAGGACGCCCGCTGCGCTCTCCGACATCGAGGCCGGCGCGCTGCCGCTCGCAGTGCTGACCGCCTGGCAGGCGGTGGTCGACACGCTGCACATCGGTGAGGGCGACCGCTTGCTCGTCCACGCCGCGTCAGGAGGCGTCGGCCACCTCGCGGCACAGATCGCCAAGGCCCGCGGCGCAGAGGTGTGGGGAACCGCATCGGCCAAGAACCACGACGCCCTGCGCGACCTGGGCGTCGATCACCTCATCGACTACCGGACCGAGCGTTTCGAGGAGATCGCCGTCGACATGGACGCGGTGCTCGACCTCGTCGGCGGTTCGGAGCACGCCGAGCGATCCGTGAAGAGTCTTCGCCGTGGCGGTCGACTCGTCGTCGTTCCCGGCGGCGACGCGATCCCACCCGCATCAATGCTCGACGACGCAGGCGTGAGCGCGACGTGGATCCTCGTCGAACCCGACTACGCATCGCTCGAAGCCGTGGCGGCGATGATCGAGGCCGGCAGTCTGCGCGTCGTCGTGGGCGACACCCGGCCGCTCGACCGACTGGCAGAACTCCACGAGATCGGCGAGACCGGTGGCCCGATGGGCAAGCTCGTCGCCACCATCGGCTGA
- a CDS encoding winged helix-turn-helix transcriptional regulator yields METTGEQGIVALSVDHDSCDDPEHFGDLYSAECPCRDILDLVASKWSALIIGRLEERVHRFGELRRAIPGITQKMLTQTLRRLEQDGLVERTVLAQKRPPQVEYSLTDLGRTVTEPLAAMRDWTEQHLPDVRAARRRFEELEPV; encoded by the coding sequence ATGGAAACCACTGGTGAACAGGGAATTGTCGCCCTCTCGGTGGATCACGACTCCTGCGACGACCCCGAACACTTCGGCGACCTCTACTCGGCCGAGTGCCCGTGCCGTGACATTCTCGACCTCGTCGCCTCGAAGTGGTCGGCGTTGATCATCGGCAGACTCGAAGAGCGCGTGCATCGTTTCGGTGAGCTGCGACGCGCCATCCCGGGCATCACGCAGAAGATGCTCACGCAGACGCTCCGACGCCTCGAACAGGACGGACTCGTCGAGCGGACCGTGCTCGCTCAGAAGCGACCACCGCAGGTCGAGTACTCGCTCACCGACCTCGGCCGAACCGTGACCGAGCCGCTCGCGGCCATGCGCGACTGGACCGAGCAACACCTCCCCGATGTCCGCGCCGCCCGGCGCCGATTCGAAGAACTCGAACCCGTCTGA
- a CDS encoding TIGR03557 family F420-dependent LLM class oxidoreductase: protein MSATKFGLTLSSEEHGPQRLVELASLAEAAGFDFVSISDHFHPWIPEQGHSPNVWPVLGAIAATTEQLEIAVGVTCPIMRIHPAILAHLTATTAGLCDGRFTWGVGSGEALNEHVLGDRWPPAPQRIEMLREAVHLIRELWTGENVTFSGDHFHVENARIYDPSEHEIPLVVSAFGDRAAGVAAEVGDGLWITGTDGPIDVWKEAGGSGPVYSQLSFCWAEDRYEALDTVARIWPNTAVPGQLSQDLPTPEHFEMATSIVTKEMLAEQVVHGPDLDPLVENVERAVAAGVDHVYFHQIGSDQEAFLQVWKDELAQRLRSGSGS, encoded by the coding sequence ATGAGCGCCACCAAGTTCGGACTGACGTTGTCGAGCGAGGAACACGGCCCGCAGCGACTCGTCGAACTGGCCTCACTCGCCGAGGCTGCCGGATTCGACTTCGTCTCGATCTCCGACCACTTCCATCCGTGGATCCCGGAACAGGGCCACTCTCCCAACGTCTGGCCGGTGCTGGGTGCCATAGCGGCGACGACCGAACAGCTCGAGATCGCGGTGGGCGTGACTTGCCCGATCATGCGAATCCACCCAGCGATCCTGGCGCACCTCACGGCGACGACGGCGGGGCTCTGCGACGGTCGCTTCACGTGGGGTGTCGGTTCGGGCGAAGCGCTCAACGAGCACGTCCTCGGCGACCGATGGCCACCGGCGCCGCAGCGCATCGAGATGCTCCGCGAGGCGGTCCACCTGATCCGTGAACTGTGGACCGGCGAGAACGTGACCTTCTCCGGCGACCACTTCCACGTCGAGAACGCGCGCATCTACGACCCGTCGGAGCATGAGATTCCACTCGTCGTGTCGGCGTTCGGTGACCGTGCCGCCGGCGTCGCTGCCGAGGTCGGCGACGGACTCTGGATCACCGGTACCGACGGCCCGATCGACGTGTGGAAGGAAGCTGGCGGTTCGGGACCGGTGTACTCACAGCTGTCGTTCTGCTGGGCGGAGGATCGCTACGAGGCCCTCGACACGGTCGCTCGCATCTGGCCGAACACTGCGGTGCCCGGTCAGCTCAGCCAAGACCTGCCCACACCCGAGCACTTCGAGATGGCCACATCGATCGTGACGAAGGAGATGCTGGCCGAGCAGGTCGTCCACGGACCCGACCTGGACCCGCTCGTCGAGAACGTCGAGCGTGCAGTGGCGGCCGGCGTCGACCACGTCTACTTCCATCAGATCGGTTCCGACCAGGAGGCGTTCTTGCAGGTCTGGAAGGACGAGTTGGCTCAGCGCCTTCGCTCGGGCAGCGGCTCGTAG
- a CDS encoding PRC-barrel domain-containing protein: MANTWTYRENIHRADTDLSGFDVEATDGGIGKVDEATSDRDHIIVDTGFWIFGKRRLLPAGVVTRVDYDDEKVYVDMTKDQIKEAPDLDETVDRTSGDWDRDRDRYTTYFEPYIW; this comes from the coding sequence ATGGCGAACACATGGACGTATCGCGAGAACATCCATCGGGCGGACACGGATTTGAGCGGCTTCGACGTCGAGGCGACCGACGGCGGCATCGGAAAGGTCGACGAGGCCACGAGCGATCGTGACCACATCATCGTCGACACCGGGTTCTGGATCTTCGGCAAGCGCCGACTCCTGCCCGCCGGCGTCGTGACTCGTGTCGACTACGACGACGAGAAGGTCTACGTCGACATGACCAAAGACCAGATCAAGGAAGCACCCGATCTCGACGAGACGGTCGATCGCACGAGTGGCGACTGGGACCGAGACCGCGATCGCTACACCACGTACTTCGAGCCCTACATCTGGTGA
- a CDS encoding DUF7218 family protein codes for MPRGKSPGSSIKDPDQYEALRDEGMSKEKAARISNASAAEGRSEVGKRGGEAEDYEDRTKEELLERAREIGIDGRSKMSKSELIDALRNH; via the coding sequence ATGCCACGGGGCAAGTCACCCGGGTCGTCGATCAAGGACCCGGATCAGTACGAAGCACTTCGCGATGAAGGAATGAGCAAGGAGAAGGCGGCGCGCATCTCGAACGCGTCGGCGGCCGAGGGCCGTTCAGAGGTCGGCAAACGCGGCGGCGAAGCCGAGGACTACGAGGATCGGACGAAGGAAGAACTGCTTGAGCGGGCTCGCGAGATCGGTATCGACGGCCGCTCCAAGATGTCGAAGAGCGAACTCATCGACGCCCTCCGAAACCACTGA
- a CDS encoding O-acetyl-ADP-ribose deacetylase produces the protein MNDTSHTGPALDVTTGDITTEQVDAIVNAANSSLLGGGGVDGAIHRAAGPGLLDECRLLGGCDTGEAKTTKGHRLPATWIIHTVGPYWRGGDHGEAELLASCYSSSLARADEVGARSVAFPAISTGVYGYPSDLAAAVAVDAVRSAATSVELVRFVCFDDETRRLYEQLLTSPKR, from the coding sequence ATGAACGACACCAGCCATACTGGGCCCGCACTCGACGTGACGACCGGTGACATCACGACCGAACAGGTCGATGCGATCGTCAATGCTGCCAACTCGTCGCTGCTCGGCGGCGGCGGAGTCGACGGGGCGATCCACCGCGCCGCCGGCCCAGGCCTGCTCGACGAATGTCGACTGCTCGGCGGCTGCGACACCGGGGAGGCAAAGACCACGAAGGGCCATCGGCTGCCGGCGACGTGGATCATCCACACCGTGGGTCCATATTGGCGAGGCGGGGACCACGGCGAGGCCGAACTCCTCGCATCGTGCTACTCGTCGTCGCTCGCTCGCGCCGACGAGGTCGGGGCGCGGTCGGTTGCCTTTCCTGCGATCTCCACCGGCGTCTACGGCTACCCGAGTGACCTCGCGGCCGCCGTCGCGGTCGACGCAGTTCGCTCTGCGGCGACCTCCGTCGAGCTGGTCCGCTTCGTGTGCTTCGACGATGAGACCCGACGCCTCTACGAACAGCTCCTCACCTCACCCAAACGGTGA
- a CDS encoding nuclease-related domain-containing protein: protein MSQLIEQRWKRFGNDRVYVRDSDGNEIGHVDLKKRTVAAAEACYEATLEDCLRRWASADAGTSAAPIGLPPPPPPEAPPPASPPVLAAPTPPPPIIEEAVADPSVDVGAAATSTADPTVDAELTAVSEPVPEPRDLASNEAGAAARAERDRINSEAPVRNLLARLCGVKTDERAWRIGAKGEEKVGRQLAKLGAGWHVLHAVPVGKNGSDIDHVVIGPPGVVTINTKCHPRGDVWVARRALLVNGRKTDYLRNSQFEATRAAELLSAACGRPIEVRAAIVFVDLEDIKIKQMPPDVHVATRRRVVEWLHSLPATTTPDDVDEIFSRARNSTTWKTP, encoded by the coding sequence ATGAGCCAACTCATCGAGCAACGTTGGAAACGGTTCGGGAACGATCGCGTCTACGTGCGCGATTCCGACGGCAACGAGATCGGCCACGTCGACCTCAAGAAACGTACGGTCGCTGCGGCCGAAGCGTGCTACGAGGCCACGCTCGAAGACTGCCTTCGCCGGTGGGCCAGCGCCGACGCCGGAACGTCAGCCGCACCGATCGGGCTGCCCCCGCCCCCTCCGCCCGAGGCTCCCCCGCCAGCCTCGCCACCCGTGCTGGCCGCGCCGACTCCGCCGCCGCCCATCATCGAGGAGGCTGTCGCCGACCCGTCGGTCGACGTTGGCGCCGCCGCCACATCCACGGCAGACCCGACGGTCGACGCAGAGCTCACTGCCGTCTCCGAACCCGTCCCCGAACCCCGCGACCTCGCCTCGAACGAAGCCGGCGCGGCAGCACGAGCCGAGCGAGATCGCATCAACAGCGAAGCCCCCGTTCGCAACCTGCTCGCCCGTCTCTGCGGCGTCAAGACCGACGAGCGGGCGTGGCGCATCGGCGCGAAGGGCGAGGAGAAGGTCGGTCGACAACTCGCCAAGCTCGGGGCGGGCTGGCACGTGCTGCACGCCGTCCCCGTCGGAAAGAACGGCAGCGACATCGACCACGTGGTCATCGGCCCGCCCGGGGTCGTCACGATCAACACGAAGTGCCATCCGCGAGGCGACGTGTGGGTCGCGCGTCGAGCACTGCTGGTCAACGGCCGCAAGACCGACTACCTCCGCAATTCGCAGTTCGAGGCAACCCGCGCTGCCGAGCTGCTGTCGGCTGCGTGCGGACGTCCGATCGAGGTGCGAGCAGCGATCGTCTTCGTCGACCTGGAAGACATCAAGATCAAGCAGATGCCGCCCGACGTCCACGTGGCCACCCGCCGCCGCGTCGTCGAGTGGCTGCACTCACTCCCGGCCACCACGACGCCGGACGACGTCGACGAGATCTTCTCCCGAGCTCGCAACAGCACCACCTGGAAGACCCCATGA
- a CDS encoding GGDEF domain-containing protein: MDTDALLDSMRGLIIVVLRDGTIEQARGGFGGFLGLDVASLPGTNVFEHVPPADADELALYFIESVDESASTIALPLPFRMAVVDPDGFAHPVDVIPTGKMINGDDWSWTVLLIPVALNGSNTRSLDLEIGGAPRDAVRKMLCEELRVDNANYTSRWLLIDLAEPDSPNVIVARPVDQVIADAVSVGLQTGWKPWDGLSAGASASVDVTAFPDSVRAVLDERGWTRSIVAPVFVHGKLSAAFLLVGGVPSDYDPMSVKRNVAARIQSLVRATTMLIERWNDQDRLHAAATTDELTGLINRRELFARLGSERRTGSLLYVDVDDFKSVNDRLGHTAGDEVLVQLARRIESVCRPQDGIGRVGGDEFVVVLPGADAELADQIARRIVESVDDLRLESGLTVSVSVGSAPLDVKDPLDAADQAMLRAKRRRREVAGSGPA; this comes from the coding sequence ATGGATACTGACGCATTGCTCGACTCGATGCGCGGCCTGATCATCGTCGTGCTCAGGGACGGAACGATCGAGCAGGCTCGCGGCGGCTTCGGCGGATTTCTCGGCCTCGACGTGGCGTCGCTGCCGGGCACCAACGTGTTCGAACACGTGCCGCCTGCCGACGCCGACGAACTGGCGCTCTACTTCATCGAGAGCGTGGACGAGTCGGCCAGCACGATCGCCCTCCCACTGCCGTTCCGAATGGCGGTCGTCGACCCCGACGGTTTTGCTCATCCGGTCGACGTCATCCCGACCGGGAAGATGATCAATGGCGACGACTGGTCGTGGACGGTCCTGTTGATCCCGGTGGCGCTCAACGGTTCGAACACTCGATCTCTCGACCTCGAGATCGGCGGAGCGCCGCGTGACGCCGTCCGCAAGATGCTCTGCGAAGAACTTCGAGTCGACAACGCCAACTACACGAGCCGATGGCTTCTCATCGACCTCGCCGAACCGGACTCGCCGAACGTCATCGTCGCCCGACCCGTCGACCAGGTCATCGCCGACGCCGTGTCGGTCGGCCTACAAACCGGCTGGAAGCCGTGGGATGGTCTGTCGGCCGGTGCCTCGGCGTCGGTCGACGTCACCGCGTTTCCCGACAGTGTTCGCGCCGTGCTCGACGAGCGCGGCTGGACGCGATCGATCGTCGCCCCGGTCTTCGTGCACGGAAAGCTGTCGGCGGCATTCCTGCTCGTCGGCGGCGTGCCGAGTGACTACGACCCGATGAGCGTGAAACGAAACGTGGCCGCACGCATCCAGTCACTCGTGCGGGCCACCACCATGCTCATCGAACGCTGGAACGACCAGGACCGGCTCCATGCGGCCGCGACGACCGACGAGTTGACGGGGCTGATCAACCGGCGCGAACTGTTTGCTCGCCTCGGTTCGGAACGGCGTACCGGTTCGCTGCTGTACGTCGACGTCGACGATTTCAAGAGCGTCAACGATCGACTCGGACACACCGCTGGCGACGAGGTGCTCGTGCAGCTCGCTCGTCGCATCGAGTCGGTGTGCCGACCGCAGGACGGCATCGGACGGGTCGGCGGCGACGAGTTCGTGGTCGTGCTGCCCGGCGCCGACGCCGAACTCGCCGATCAGATCGCCCGACGCATCGTCGAGAGCGTCGACGACCTCAGGCTCGAGTCGGGGCTCACCGTGTCGGTCAGTGTCGGAAGCGCGCCGCTCGACGTGAAGGATCCGCTCGACGCCGCCGACCAGGCCATGTTGCGCGCCAAACGACGGCGCCGCGAGGTGGCGGGCTCCGGCCCCGCCTGA